In the genome of Tannockella kyphosi, one region contains:
- a CDS encoding exopolysaccharide biosynthesis polyprenyl glycosylphosphotransferase: MNTLLLPTLLITIESLVYLIIGNCLNIPLELSIRTLVLYLIFMFTYGHYSQRTTLIWDEMKNVAKAMFLYFIAIFMFVSVDTYPLSIFLYGCISVSMFLFAIGLSRFLRVKLRSYIARRTLVIGTGKEAVRYLDITKNNRFALTKVVGMVSLDATPKFGGKLFETQTISSKHINLGQYGYYQLDEVILKKRINQIVIILPDVERKITEEVMRDVNGKVRHIKFFVEGTGLITFSSVVQDFDGLLLVSTSRSTMSILDRILKRTVDILAGLVGCLINIPLALMIKYKYVKNGDKDPIIFCQDRIGKDGKTIKIYKFRTMIPNAEAVLEKLMDENPSIKKEYLINKKLRNDPRITPLGNKLRNSSLDEFPQFINVLKGEMSLVGPRPYLFREKEDMDIYFDAIVSCKPGITGMWQANGRSDVGFEDRCKLDDYYYNNWSVSLDFVIIYKTVKGVFYGKGAL; the protein is encoded by the coding sequence TTGAATACGTTATTATTACCAACACTTTTAATAACAATTGAATCATTAGTATATTTAATAATAGGAAACTGTTTAAACATTCCTTTAGAATTAAGTATAAGAACATTAGTCTTATACTTAATCTTTATGTTTACATACGGACACTATTCACAAAGAACAACACTAATATGGGATGAAATGAAAAATGTTGCTAAAGCAATGTTTCTCTATTTCATCGCCATATTTATGTTTGTTTCAGTAGATACTTATCCTTTAAGTATCTTCTTATATGGTTGCATTAGTGTTAGTATGTTTCTTTTTGCAATAGGTTTAAGTAGATTCTTACGTGTTAAACTACGTAGTTATATTGCAAGAAGGACACTAGTAATAGGAACAGGAAAAGAAGCAGTACGATATTTAGATATTACTAAAAACAATAGATTTGCTTTAACAAAAGTAGTAGGAATGGTGTCACTAGATGCAACTCCTAAGTTTGGTGGAAAGCTGTTTGAAACACAAACTATTTCTTCTAAACATATAAACTTAGGACAATATGGATATTATCAATTAGATGAAGTAATCTTAAAAAAACGTATTAATCAAATTGTAATAATATTACCAGATGTAGAAAGAAAAATAACAGAAGAAGTAATGAGAGATGTTAATGGAAAAGTACGTCACATTAAGTTCTTTGTAGAAGGAACAGGATTAATTACATTCTCTTCTGTAGTACAAGACTTTGATGGATTACTGTTAGTATCTACTTCTAGATCTACCATGAGTATTCTAGATAGAATTCTAAAACGTACAGTAGATATATTAGCAGGACTAGTAGGATGTCTTATCAACATCCCACTAGCCTTAATGATTAAATATAAGTATGTAAAAAACGGAGATAAAGATCCTATTATTTTCTGTCAAGATAGAATAGGTAAAGATGGTAAAACTATAAAAATATATAAATTTAGAACAATGATTCCTAATGCAGAAGCAGTATTAGAGAAGTTAATGGATGAAAATCCATCCATTAAAAAAGAGTATCTTATTAACAAAAAACTAAGGAATGATCCTAGGATCACTCCTTTAGGTAATAAACTAAGAAATTCATCACTAGATGAATTCCCTCAGTTTATTAATGTCCTAAAAGGAGAAATGTCTTTAGTAGGACCTAGACCATATCTCTTTAGAGAAAAAGAAGATATGGATATCTACTTTGATGCGATAGTATCTTGTAAACCAGGTATAACAGGTATGTGGCAAGCCAATGGTAGAAGTGATGTAGGATTTGAAGATAGATGTAAGTTAGATGATTATTACTATAATAACTGGTCAGTGTCATTAGATTTTGTTATAATTTATAAAACTGTAAAGGGTGTATTCTACGGAAAAGGGGCGTTGTAA
- a CDS encoding glycosyltransferase family 2 protein, which translates to MNELVSIITPCFNSEDLIEETIRSVQEQDYTNWEMIIIDDCSSDGTSLIVEKFTRKDKRIKFIQLRNNSGAAVARNKGLDEAQGRFIAYLDADDLWVPNKLTMQIDFLVKNGYGFSCCDYEKIDIDGVSLNKYISMPKSMSYNQFLRNTIIQTVGVIIDLDIIDKKLLIMPNVRRGQDAATWLQILKSGTEFKGQNIVLAKYRRVPKSLSSNKIKAFKRTWYIYRHIEKLSFIKSFYCAIGWAYNAIKKRIYFNR; encoded by the coding sequence ATGAATGAATTAGTATCAATTATTACTCCTTGTTTTAACAGTGAGGACCTTATTGAAGAAACAATCCGCTCTGTACAAGAGCAAGATTATACAAATTGGGAAATGATCATTATTGATGATTGTTCTAGTGATGGTACAAGTTTAATAGTAGAAAAATTTACAAGAAAAGATAAACGAATTAAATTTATCCAGTTGAGAAATAACTCCGGTGCTGCAGTTGCAAGGAATAAAGGTCTTGACGAAGCGCAAGGGCGTTTTATTGCTTATTTGGATGCTGATGATTTATGGGTCCCAAATAAACTAACTATGCAAATTGATTTTTTAGTAAAAAACGGTTATGGATTCTCTTGTTGCGATTATGAGAAAATTGATATAGATGGGGTTTCATTGAATAAATACATTTCAATGCCGAAAAGCATGTCATATAATCAGTTTTTACGCAATACCATCATTCAAACAGTAGGTGTAATAATTGACTTAGATATTATTGATAAAAAATTGTTGATAATGCCAAATGTTAGACGTGGTCAAGATGCAGCAACATGGTTACAAATTTTAAAAAGTGGGACTGAATTCAAGGGTCAAAATATTGTACTTGCAAAATATAGAAGAGTACCAAAATCTCTTAGTTCAAACAAAATTAAAGCGTTTAAAAGAACGTGGTACATATATAGGCATATTGAAAAATTATCATTTATTAAATCTTTTTACTGTGCTATAGGATGGGCGTACAATGCTATAAAAAAAAGAATATATTTTAATAGATAG
- a CDS encoding glycosyltransferase: protein MNLVFITKFYPFGLGETFIENEIKIMSNYYDKILIISCDVQDCDKIIRPLPKNVEAIKLSGMSRFDKAKSVIKGSKYIISSDESIMYEMQDCRNILQKIFVGYFEQKNQHLSAQIIDSKLLRDFCDNDFILYSYWFFSTAKLGVEINNKYNSLFFFSRAHRYDLYEERSLIKRLPFRNLLLEECDNVLPCSENGTSYLKKKYPNFSNKIMTSLLGTLDYGIAPYSADGKFRIVSCSRVESVKRLDKLVLALELLQNEYTNIEWVHIGDGTKYNKVYNLAKKRLKNIKVSFFGALSNSDVLEFYKNNPIDLFVNVSSSEGLPVSIMEAISFGIPALATDVGGTSEIVIDNVTGKLMRDDFKNEDLFDGIKYFILSENKETKIQLRESCRNYWKENFQAEKNYNLLHTYLIKEE from the coding sequence ATGAACTTAGTTTTTATAACAAAATTTTATCCATTCGGACTTGGCGAAACATTTATAGAAAATGAAATTAAAATAATGTCTAATTACTATGATAAAATTTTGATCATTTCTTGTGATGTCCAGGACTGTGATAAAATAATTAGGCCTCTTCCTAAAAATGTAGAAGCCATCAAATTATCTGGAATGTCTCGTTTTGACAAGGCGAAGAGTGTAATCAAAGGAAGCAAGTATATTATTTCCAGTGATGAAAGTATCATGTATGAAATGCAGGATTGCAGAAACATACTACAAAAAATATTCGTCGGATATTTTGAACAAAAGAACCAACATTTATCGGCTCAAATAATTGATTCAAAACTTTTACGTGATTTTTGTGATAATGATTTTATATTATATAGTTATTGGTTTTTTAGTACTGCAAAATTAGGTGTTGAAATCAATAATAAGTATAATTCGCTATTTTTCTTTAGTAGAGCCCATCGCTATGATTTATATGAAGAACGTAGTTTAATAAAACGTCTTCCTTTCAGGAATCTTCTACTAGAAGAATGTGATAATGTGTTACCTTGCTCAGAAAATGGAACAAGTTATCTAAAGAAAAAATATCCGAATTTTTCTAATAAAATAATGACATCATTACTCGGTACCCTAGATTATGGTATAGCTCCTTATTCTGCTGACGGTAAATTTAGAATTGTAAGTTGTTCTAGAGTGGAGTCTGTAAAAAGACTGGATAAACTTGTTTTGGCACTTGAACTTTTGCAAAATGAATATACTAATATTGAATGGGTACACATAGGTGATGGTACTAAATACAACAAAGTTTATAATCTGGCAAAAAAAAGGTTAAAAAACATTAAAGTTTCTTTTTTTGGGGCACTATCAAATTCTGATGTTTTGGAATTTTATAAAAATAATCCAATTGATTTATTTGTTAATGTGAGTTCTAGCGAAGGACTACCGGTCTCAATTATGGAAGCAATAAGCTTTGGAATACCGGCTCTCGCTACTGATGTAGGGGGTACATCCGAGATTGTTATTGACAATGTAACAGGAAAATTAATGAGAGATGATTTTAAAAATGAGGATCTTTTTGATGGAATAAAATATTTTATTCTATCTGAAAACAAGGAAACAAAAATACAATTAAGAGAATCATGTAGAAATTATTGGAAAGAAAATTTTCAAGCAGAAAAAAACTATAATTTATTGCATACATATCTAATTAAGGAGGAATAA
- a CDS encoding D-glucuronyl C5-epimerase family protein codes for MKVSGKIALLKRWTKIITGRNRVAIPQGVGKIYSKNEILGYYNDLTGKVNDDTLLDDQGIPLNLIGNGDLVYFPISIFQYALGMWDKFLLEKDNSYKNKFLQLAEWVILNQKNDGSWNCFGPIGYEYFSVSSMGQGEAISVMLRAYVCNRDSKWLDATTKAIEFMCLDVESGGTILHENGKIYLEEYPSIDENLSHPKVTVLNGWIFSLFGMYDYLQIIENEKVEEIYLKSIDTLKETLCKYDMGYWTYYDRSGLIASPAYHNLHVNLLLVLSDLTGEVYFKEIAIKWEQYPLKKMNVIRAVYRKIIQKMGESSEGVIIK; via the coding sequence ATGAAAGTGTCTGGTAAAATTGCGCTTCTTAAGCGTTGGACTAAAATTATCACAGGACGAAATCGTGTTGCTATACCCCAGGGGGTTGGGAAAATTTATTCAAAAAACGAAATTCTAGGATACTATAATGATTTAACTGGAAAAGTAAATGATGATACTTTATTAGACGATCAAGGAATACCGTTAAATTTGATAGGAAACGGAGATCTTGTTTACTTCCCAATTAGTATTTTTCAATACGCTTTGGGCATGTGGGATAAATTCTTGCTAGAAAAAGATAATAGTTATAAAAATAAATTTCTTCAATTAGCTGAATGGGTAATTCTAAATCAAAAAAATGATGGATCTTGGAACTGTTTTGGTCCTATTGGATATGAATATTTTTCTGTCTCATCCATGGGGCAAGGTGAAGCTATATCGGTAATGCTACGTGCTTATGTCTGCAATAGAGATTCAAAATGGCTTGATGCCACGACTAAAGCTATAGAATTTATGTGTTTAGATGTCGAAAGTGGAGGAACAATACTTCACGAAAATGGAAAAATTTATTTAGAAGAGTATCCATCTATAGACGAAAATTTGTCACATCCAAAGGTAACGGTTTTGAATGGCTGGATTTTTTCACTTTTTGGTATGTATGATTATTTACAAATTATAGAAAATGAAAAAGTAGAGGAGATTTACTTAAAGTCGATAGACACATTAAAAGAAACTCTTTGTAAATATGACATGGGATATTGGACTTATTACGATCGCTCTGGTTTAATCGCTAGCCCTGCATATCATAATCTTCATGTGAATCTTTTACTAGTTTTATCTGATTTAACAGGAGAGGTTTATTTCAAAGAAATTGCAATAAAGTGGGAACAGTATCCTTTAAAAAAGATGAATGTTATTAGAGCTGTATATAGAAAAATAATTCAAAAAATGGGTGAAAGTTCAGAAGGAGTAATTATAAAATGA
- a CDS encoding glycosyltransferase family 1 protein, whose protein sequence is MKRVLCIVGGMNAGGAETFLMKIYRELDKSKYQMDFCVTTKKKGFYDDEICSMGGRVIRVVPKSENPIKSFFSYYCTIKNNNYKIVLRTSQHSLSAIELLIGWLAGAKTRVYRSSNSQTMGTGIEAVFHKMFSFLPKIFANVKIAPSDKAAIFMFGKQEYQNGKVLILKNGIPIDDFLFNEDLRKKTRCDLKIDDKFVMGHIGRFSNQKNHRFLIDIFSEFNKIKTNSCLLLIGTGELKDDIVSYIENKGLSNKVFLLGVRNDIPALLSAMDTFVFPSFYEGMPNTVIEAQANGLSSFISNTISNDVKINDNVHLLDIETPADKWANVIVDKYDRLSIDECQFNLTASGYNIKDVVKMFEKEVLLKEVN, encoded by the coding sequence ATGAAACGCGTATTATGTATAGTTGGTGGCATGAATGCTGGTGGTGCAGAAACTTTTTTAATGAAAATATACAGAGAATTAGACAAGTCTAAGTATCAAATGGATTTTTGTGTCACTACTAAGAAAAAAGGATTTTATGATGACGAAATATGCAGTATGGGCGGTAGAGTAATAAGGGTGGTTCCAAAAAGCGAAAACCCTATTAAATCCTTCTTTAGTTATTACTGCACAATAAAGAATAATAATTATAAAATTGTTCTAAGAACTTCGCAACACTCACTTTCTGCCATAGAGCTGTTAATTGGCTGGCTTGCAGGCGCTAAAACAAGGGTTTATAGATCTAGCAATTCCCAAACGATGGGTACTGGGATAGAAGCCGTTTTTCATAAAATGTTTTCCTTTCTGCCCAAAATTTTTGCAAATGTAAAAATTGCCCCTTCTGATAAAGCAGCAATTTTTATGTTTGGAAAACAAGAATATCAAAACGGTAAGGTTTTGATTTTGAAAAATGGAATTCCTATTGATGACTTTTTATTTAATGAAGATTTGAGAAAGAAAACTAGATGTGATTTGAAGATTGATGATAAGTTTGTCATGGGACACATAGGGAGATTTAGCAATCAAAAAAACCATAGGTTTTTAATAGATATTTTTAGTGAATTCAACAAAATAAAAACCAATTCTTGTCTACTTTTGATCGGCACAGGCGAGCTCAAGGATGATATTGTGTCATATATAGAAAATAAAGGCTTATCAAATAAGGTGTTTTTATTAGGCGTTAGGAATGATATTCCTGCATTGTTATCAGCTATGGACACTTTTGTTTTCCCTTCTTTTTATGAGGGGATGCCAAATACTGTTATTGAAGCTCAAGCAAATGGGCTATCTTCTTTTATATCTAATACTATTTCAAATGATGTCAAAATCAATGATAATGTGCATTTGCTCGATATCGAAACGCCCGCTGATAAGTGGGCAAATGTGATAGTAGATAAATATGACAGATTATCTATTGATGAATGTCAATTTAATCTGACAGCTAGTGGCTATAATATAAAGGATGTAGTTAAAATGTTTGAAAAAGAAGTTTTATTAAAGGAGGTAAATTAA
- a CDS encoding SDR family NAD(P)-dependent oxidoreductase has product MKADRIEIILVTGAAGFIGSHLCEQLLREGINVIGIDSFNSYYDVEIKKNNVKLIEATAKDNGKNFQMLTGDIRDTQFLNTVFSKYKIDAIVSLAANAGVRPSIEEPLEYISVNLDGLTKLLECAKNYGIKKFIFASSSSVYGNNRKTPFSEEDPVDNPISPYAATKKAGELICYTYHSLYDINIACLRYFTVYGPRQRPDLAINKFTRLIFNGSKIEMYGDGSTARDYTYVSDVVSGTIAAINYLSRDESIYDIFNLGGSNPIKLIDLIDLIAKTLNKPVEIITKPMQPGDVEVTFSDFSRAQEKLNYYPQVTIEKGIENFVRWYVKNSD; this is encoded by the coding sequence ATGAAAGCAGATAGAATAGAAATAATATTAGTTACAGGGGCTGCAGGATTTATAGGATCACATTTATGTGAGCAATTACTTAGAGAAGGAATAAACGTTATCGGAATAGATTCTTTTAATTCTTATTATGATGTCGAGATTAAGAAAAACAATGTGAAATTAATAGAAGCTACTGCAAAAGATAATGGCAAAAATTTCCAGATGCTTACAGGGGATATCAGAGACACACAGTTTCTAAACACGGTCTTTAGTAAATATAAAATTGATGCGATAGTTTCATTAGCTGCAAATGCAGGGGTTAGACCATCAATTGAAGAACCTTTAGAATATATTTCGGTAAATTTGGATGGACTAACTAAATTACTTGAATGTGCAAAAAATTACGGAATAAAAAAGTTTATTTTTGCGTCATCATCATCAGTTTATGGAAATAATAGGAAAACACCTTTTTCAGAAGAGGACCCTGTGGATAACCCTATTTCTCCTTATGCAGCCACAAAAAAAGCTGGAGAATTAATCTGTTATACATATCATTCGTTATATGATATTAATATTGCTTGCCTTCGATATTTCACAGTATATGGACCGAGGCAAAGACCAGATTTAGCAATTAATAAGTTTACAAGATTAATATTTAACGGCAGTAAGATTGAAATGTATGGTGACGGATCAACGGCACGAGATTATACATATGTTTCAGACGTTGTTTCAGGAACTATTGCAGCAATAAACTATCTCTCACGAGATGAAAGTATTTATGATATTTTTAATTTGGGCGGTTCGAATCCGATTAAGCTAATTGATCTAATTGATTTAATAGCTAAAACTTTAAATAAACCGGTTGAGATTATTACTAAGCCTATGCAACCTGGAGATGTTGAAGTTACGTTTAGTGATTTTAGTAGGGCACAAGAAAAATTAAACTACTATCCTCAAGTGACTATTGAAAAAGGGATTGAAAATTTTGTAAGATGGTATGTAAAGAACTCGGATTAG
- the rfbA gene encoding glucose-1-phosphate thymidylyltransferase RfbA, with translation MKGIILAGGSGTRLYPLTQVTSKQLLPIYDKPMIYYPLSTLMLAGIKNILIISTPEDTPRFKDLLCDGNQYGINLEYKVQESPDGLAQAFTIGEEFIGSDSVAMILGDNIFYGHGLTKRLKEAEKKQEGATVFGYYVDDPERFGIVEFDDKGNALSLEEKPVNPKSNYAVTGLYFYDNKVVEYAKNLKPSARGELEITDINKIYLEENKLSVELLGRGFTWLDTGTHESLADATSFVQTVENYTNRKIACLEEISYSNGWITKEQLEERCQLYSKNQYGKYLKEILDGKFQF, from the coding sequence ATGAAAGGCATAATTTTAGCAGGTGGGAGTGGTACAAGATTATACCCTCTTACACAAGTAACAAGTAAACAATTATTACCAATATATGATAAACCTATGATATATTATCCATTATCAACCCTAATGTTAGCAGGTATAAAGAATATTTTAATAATCTCTACACCCGAGGATACACCAAGATTTAAAGATTTGCTTTGCGATGGTAACCAGTATGGGATTAACTTGGAATATAAAGTACAAGAAAGTCCTGACGGATTGGCACAAGCTTTTACTATAGGTGAAGAATTCATCGGAAGTGATAGCGTTGCTATGATTTTAGGAGATAATATTTTCTATGGACATGGGTTAACAAAAAGATTAAAAGAAGCAGAAAAGAAACAAGAAGGAGCGACTGTTTTTGGATATTATGTAGATGATCCAGAAAGATTTGGGATAGTTGAATTTGATGATAAAGGAAATGCATTATCATTAGAAGAAAAACCTGTTAATCCAAAGTCTAACTATGCAGTAACTGGATTATATTTTTATGATAACAAAGTGGTTGAATATGCAAAAAACTTAAAGCCAAGTGCTAGAGGTGAGTTAGAAATTACAGACATTAATAAAATTTATCTAGAAGAAAACAAATTAAGTGTAGAATTACTTGGTCGTGGATTTACATGGCTAGATACTGGTACTCATGAATCTCTTGCTGATGCCACTTCATTTGTGCAAACTGTGGAGAATTACACAAACAGAAAAATAGCTTGTTTGGAAGAAATATCATATAGTAATGGTTGGATTACAAAAGAGCAGTTAGAAGAAAGATGTCAGCTATATAGTAAGAATCAATATGGAAAATATCTAAAAGAGATATTAGATGGTAAATTTCAGTTTTAG
- a CDS encoding NDP-hexose 2,3-dehydratase family protein, translating into MEELLEWINHLNETTHVDIKTSEMSDDSFWFLDTRTGYIKNRNNSFFSIAGIKGNVNNKEIQQPIIIQNEIGYLGIICKEFEGVTKYLMQAKIEPGNINCVQISPTIQATKSNFTQKHGGKKPDYLDFFINANEYQIIADQIQSEQSSRFYKKRNRNMIIKVTGDVEVLPRFRWMTLCEIKEIMKYRNLVNMDTRTVLSCLPLVDVNASDIDCQFNYLSEEFKKSIHSIEYIDEITSIYHKINNYKMFNYNEAKIVSLYELDNWNVSNLGVSCKSDFPYEVNIYDIEIEGREVTKWQQPLFKANGIALFGLIRTIINGEYKYLVKLSPEIGNFDAMEIGPTIQKEYGETYQEDAIEVLFKDRIDRNISVSFDSILSEEGGRFYHEENRNIILDVEYEDLKELPLEYSLLSYRALNHLNLVNNCLNIQLRNLLSTMEVC; encoded by the coding sequence ATGGAAGAACTATTAGAGTGGATTAATCATTTAAATGAAACAACACATGTAGACATAAAAACAAGTGAAATGAGTGATGACTCTTTTTGGTTTTTAGATACTCGAACAGGATATATAAAGAATCGTAATAATTCTTTCTTTTCCATTGCCGGAATTAAAGGAAATGTGAATAATAAAGAAATACAACAGCCTATCATCATACAAAATGAGATAGGCTATCTTGGTATTATATGTAAAGAGTTTGAAGGAGTTACAAAGTATTTGATGCAAGCGAAAATAGAACCAGGAAACATTAACTGTGTTCAGATTTCGCCTACAATACAAGCTACTAAAAGCAATTTCACTCAAAAACATGGAGGTAAGAAACCTGATTATTTAGATTTCTTCATTAATGCAAATGAGTATCAAATAATTGCAGATCAAATACAATCAGAACAGTCTTCAAGATTTTATAAAAAAAGAAATAGAAATATGATTATTAAGGTGACTGGAGATGTTGAAGTACTACCGAGATTTAGATGGATGACTTTATGTGAGATAAAAGAAATTATGAAGTATCGTAATTTAGTGAATATGGATACTAGAACTGTATTATCATGTTTACCACTTGTTGATGTAAACGCTAGTGATATTGATTGTCAGTTCAATTATTTATCAGAAGAATTTAAGAAATCAATACATTCGATAGAATATATTGATGAAATCACGTCTATATATCATAAAATAAATAATTACAAGATGTTTAACTACAATGAAGCTAAAATTGTCTCATTATATGAATTAGATAATTGGAATGTATCTAATTTAGGAGTATCATGTAAGAGTGATTTCCCATACGAAGTGAATATATATGATATTGAAATAGAAGGAAGAGAAGTAACTAAATGGCAACAGCCATTATTTAAAGCAAATGGTATTGCTTTATTTGGATTGATTAGAACAATAATTAATGGAGAGTATAAATATTTAGTAAAGTTATCACCAGAAATTGGTAATTTTGATGCAATGGAAATCGGACCAACAATACAAAAAGAATATGGTGAAACTTATCAAGAGGATGCTATAGAAGTCCTTTTTAAAGACAGAATAGATAGAAATATAAGTGTTTCTTTTGATTCTATTTTATCAGAAGAAGGCGGAAGATTTTATCATGAAGAAAACAGAAATATTATTTTAGATGTAGAGTATGAGGACTTAAAGGAGTTACCTTTAGAATACTCATTATTATCTTATCGTGCCTTAAATCACTTGAATTTAGTTAACAACTGTTTAAATATACAACTTAGAAATTTATTATCAACAATGGAGGTTTGTTAA
- a CDS encoding Gfo/Idh/MocA family protein: MNKIRIGVISPSEIAFRRFMPAILNHDSFEYVGVAYPTSDEWDNASVSQLDLEINKAKDFMKEYGGNIYEGYKSVISDPSIDAIYLPLPPALHYKWAKLALENNKHVFLEKPSTTNEKDTLELVELANSKSLALHENYMFQYHNQIDLLKELIDTKEVGETRLIRTNFGFPKRLSNDFRYNKDLGGGALLDCGGYPLRLMSKLMEHDLEVIASKLVYNENDIDLFGSVMLTNSDVIGQVSFGMDNAYKCDIEVWGSNGTIYTGRVFTAPEGFETSIVINKNNQESTISVRGDDTFYKSIDKFYKCITDDNIRELEYKELLTQIRLVEEVRKEGK; encoded by the coding sequence ATGAATAAAATACGTATTGGAGTAATTAGTCCATCAGAAATAGCTTTTAGAAGATTTATGCCTGCTATTTTGAACCATGATTCGTTTGAATATGTAGGTGTGGCGTATCCAACTTCTGATGAATGGGATAATGCTTCCGTGTCACAACTAGATTTAGAAATTAATAAAGCAAAAGATTTCATGAAAGAGTACGGTGGAAATATATATGAAGGGTATAAATCGGTTATTAGCGACCCATCTATAGATGCAATATATCTTCCATTACCACCAGCTTTACATTATAAATGGGCCAAGTTGGCTTTAGAGAATAACAAACATGTTTTTTTAGAGAAACCATCGACTACAAATGAGAAAGACACATTAGAGCTTGTAGAACTAGCAAATAGCAAGTCACTAGCACTACATGAAAATTATATGTTTCAATATCATAATCAAATAGATCTATTAAAAGAATTAATAGATACTAAAGAAGTTGGTGAAACGAGACTGATTAGAACTAATTTTGGTTTTCCTAAAAGATTAAGTAATGATTTTCGTTATAACAAAGACTTAGGTGGTGGTGCATTACTTGATTGTGGAGGATACCCACTTAGATTAATGTCTAAATTAATGGAGCATGATTTGGAAGTAATAGCCTCTAAATTAGTATATAATGAAAATGATATTGACTTGTTTGGAAGTGTAATGCTTACAAACAGTGATGTAATAGGACAAGTGTCATTCGGTATGGATAATGCTTATAAATGTGATATTGAAGTATGGGGAAGTAATGGAACTATTTATACAGGCAGAGTATTTACTGCTCCAGAAGGTTTTGAAACATCAATAGTAATCAATAAAAATAATCAAGAGTCTACTATTTCTGTTAGAGGAGATGATACTTTCTACAAGTCTATTGATAAGTTTTATAAATGTATAACAGATGATAATATTAGAGAGTTAGAGTATAAAGAGTTATTAACACAAATTAGATTAGTTGAAGAAGTAAGAAAAGAGGGGAAGTAA